Proteins from one Triticum aestivum cultivar Chinese Spring chromosome 7A, IWGSC CS RefSeq v2.1, whole genome shotgun sequence genomic window:
- the LOC123147247 gene encoding DEAD-box ATP-dependent RNA helicase 42, which produces MSSGDDDRVTVSRHHQRDKDKDRDHSSSRRHRDKDRPSSRHHRDDRDGERERDRDRDRHQRDKERDREERKARERAEKEREKEEKREKEREREREREREEREMEKERERARRREERDREKEKSRRREAVDEEENEDRDRDRKHRRRSLHRHHHRDVEPEETPLTREEEEDAEEVERRRQKKEEDMEAEQQRLDDEMERRRRRVKEWQEKKRREQQQEDGASGGAAAIEADGGGKSGKKWTLDGEESDEEDVKKLEENAGTGAMDVDLPSMDNGSNSGAGLEEDEIDPLDAFMDSMVLPVVAKLESATTATESVLADNAGGLNDKSVKDATSNEDKKRQMMAIGRIMQGDDSDSDYDDANNGEAGSDDEDDAEFIKRVKKTKAEKLVIVDHSKIDYQPFRKNFYIEVKDIKNMPAEEAAAYRKLLELKVHGKDVPKPIKTWIQSGLTSKLLDTIKKLGFEKPMPIQAQALPVIMSGRDCIGVAKTGSGKTLAFVLPMLRHVKDQPPVVPGDGPIGLIMAPTRELVVQIYSDIKKFSKVLGINCVPIYGGSGVAQQISELKRGAEIVVCTPGRMIDILCTSSGKITNLRRVTFLVLDEADRMFDMGFEPQITRIVQNTRPDRQTVLFSATFPRQVEILARKVLTKPVEIQMGGRSVVNKDITQLVEVRPESERFFRLLELLGEWFANGKILVFVQSQDKCDSLLKELFQHGYPCLSLHGGKDQNDRESTLADFKSNVCSLLIATSVAARGLDVKDLELVVNYDVTNHYEDYVHRVGRTGRAGRKGCAVTFISEEEERYAPDLVKALELSEQAVPEDLKALADRFMSKVKQGTEQAHGTGYGGSGFKFNEEEEEARKSAKRAQAREYGYEEDKSDSDSDDEGGVRKQGGDVAAQAIAAAQAAAALAAARATSNAQQQVPATTAGSLLPLPVVPSQQNNEATQRALDAAYNLQKNLARIQAHAVPEHYEAELEINDFPQNARWKITHKETLVPIQEWTGAAITTRGTFIPQGKIVGANERKLYLFIEGPNESSVKKAKAELKRVLEDCANQALNLPGSAQTGKYSVL; this is translated from the coding sequence ATGTCGTCCGGCGACGATGACCGCGTCACCGTCTCCAGGCACCACCAGCGGGACAAGGACAAGGACCGCGACCACTCCTCCTCTCGCCGCCACCGCGACAAGGACCGCCCCTCCTCTCGCCACCACCGCGACGACAGGGACGGTGAGCGGGAGCGGGACCGAGatcgcgaccgccaccaaagagaCAAGGAGCGGGATCGAGAGGAGCGGAAGGCGCGGGAGCGGGCGGAGAAGGAGCGCGAGAAGGAggagaagagggagaaggaaagggaaagggaaagggagagggagagggaggagagggagatggagaaggAGAGAGAGCGGGCGCGTCGTCGCGAGGAGCGGGATAGGGAGAAGGAGAAGTCGAGGAGGCGGGAGGCGGTCGATGAGGAGGAGAACGAAGATCGTGACCGCGACCGCAAGCACCGCCGCCGGTCCTTGCACCGGCACCACCACCGTGATGTGGAGCCAGAGGAGACACCGCtgacaagggaggaggaggaggatgcggaggaGGTGGAGAGACGGCGGCAGAAGAAGGAGGAAGACATGGAGGCTGAGCAGCAGCGGCTTGATGACGAGATGGAGCGGCGCCGCCGCCGTGTTAAGGAGTGGCAGGAGAAGAAGCGCCgtgagcagcagcaggaggatgGTGCCAGTGGTGGTGCAGCTGCCATTGAGGCTGATGGTGGAGGCAAGTCTGGGAAGAAGTGGACCTTGGATGGTGAGGAGTCGGATGAGGAGGATGTGAAGAAGTTGGAGGAGAATGCTGGCACTGGTGCCATGGATGTTGACCTACCAAGCATGGATAATGGCAGTAACAGCGGGGCTGGTTTGGAAGAGGATGAGATTGATCCCCTCGACGCGTTTATGGACTCCATGGTGTTGCCAGTGGTTGCAAAGCTCGAGAGTGCCACAACAGCGACGGAGAGCGTGCTTGCTGACAATGCAGGTGGTTTGAATGACAAGAGTGTGAAGGATGCCACAAGTAATGAGGATAAGAAAAGACAGATGATGGCAATTGGAAGAATTATGCAAGGGGATGACTCTGACTCAGATTATGACGATGCTAATAATGGCGAGGCTGGATcagatgatgaggatgatgcaGAGTTCATAAAACGTGTCAAGAAGACGAAGGCAGAGAAGTTGGTTATTGTTGACCATTCCAAGATTGATTACCAACCATTCCGGAAGAATTTCTATATTGAGGTGAAAGACATAAAAAATATGCCAGCCGAGGAAGCGGCGGCCTACCGGAAGCTGTTGGAGCTCAAGGTGCACGGGAAAGACGTTCCGAAGCCAATAAAGACATGGATCCAGAGTGGTCTGACAAGTAAGCTACTTGACACTATCAAGAAGCTTGGTTTTGAGAAACCGATGCCTATACAAGCACAGGCGTTGCCAGTCATAATGAGTGGACGTGATTGTATAGGGGTTGCAAAGACTGGATCTGGGAAGACTCTAGCATTTGTCTTGCCCATGCTGAGGCATGTCAAAGATCAGCCGCCTGTTGTGCCTGGGGATGGCCCTATTGGGCTTATTATGGCTCCTACGAGAGAGCTTGTGGTGCAAATATATTCAGACATAAAAAAGTTCTCCAAGGTGCTTGGCATCAACTGTGTTCCTATATACGGAGGTTCTGGGGTTGCCCAGCAGATCAGTGAACTGAAGAGGGGTGCTGAAATTGTTGTTTGTACACCAGGCAGGATGATTGATATCCTTTGCACTAGCAGTGGCAAGATTACTAACCTTCGAAGAGTGACTTTCTTGGTGCTAGATGAAGCTGATAGGATGTTTGACATGGGTTTTGAGCCTCAGATTACTCGAATCGTTCAGAACACCCGTCCGGATAGGCAGACTGTCCTTTTCTCTGCCACTTTTCCACGGCAGGTGGAGATACTGGCACGTAAAGTGCTGACAAAGCCTGTTGAGATTCAGATGGGTGGGAGGAGCGTCGTGAACAAAGATATCACACAACTGGTGGAAGTGCGACCAGAAAGCGAGAGGTTCTTTAGGCTGTTGGAATTGCTTGGGGAGTGGTTTGCAAACGGAAAAATTCTTGTTTTTGTACAGTCGCAAGATAAGTGTGATTCTCTACTGAAAGAGCTGTTCCAGCACGGATACCCATGTTTGTCTCTACATGGTGGAAAGGATCAAAATGACCGTGAATCAACTCTTGCTGATTTCAAGAGTAATGTATGCAGCTTGCTGATTGCTACCAGTGTTGCTGCAAGGGGTTTAGATGTGAAAGATCTTGAGCTTGTTGTCAATTATGATGTAACTAATCATTATGAGGACTATGTTCATCGGGTCGGGCGAACGGGTCGCGCTGGTAGGAAGGGCTGTGCTGTGacttttatttctgaggaagaggAACGCTATGCACCAGACCTTGTTAAGGCTTTGGAGCTATCTGAACAGGCCGTTCCAGAGGACCTGAAAGCCTTAGCGGATCGATTTATGTCAAAGGTCAAGCAGGGAACAGAGCAGGCCCATGGAACGGGCTATGGTGGAAGTGGTTTCAAGTtcaatgaagaagaggaggaagcacGGAAATCTGCAAAAAGGGCGCAGGCAAGGGAATATGGATATGAGGAGGACAAGTCAGATTCAGATTCTGACGATGAAGGGGGTGTGCGTAAACAGGGAGGTGATGTTGCAGCACAAGCTATTGCTGCTGCTCAAGCTGCCGCTGCTTTGGCTGCTGCCAGGGCAACTAGTAATGCCCAGCAGCAAGTACCAGCCACAACGGCTGGCTCCTTGCTTCCTCTGCCGGTCGTACCTAGCCAACAAAACAATGAAGCCACACAACGAGCACTTGATGCTGCATACAACTTACAGAAAAATTTGGCAAGGATACAGGCCCATGCAGTTCCAGAACACTATGAAGCGGAGCTTGAGATTAATGATTTCCCACAAAATGCTCGCTGGAAGATCACTCACAAAGAGACATTGGTTCCCATTCAGGAATGGACTGGAGCGGCAATTACTACAAGGGGAACCTTCATTCCTCAAGGCAAAATTGTTGGTGCTAACGAGCGCAAGCTGTACCTGTTTATTGAGGGCCCCAATGAGTCTTCCGTCAAGAAGGCCAAAGCAGAATTGAAGCGTGTCCTCGAGGATTGTGCCAACCAGGCACTGAATCTTCCAGGTTCTGCTCAAACCGGAAAGTATTCTGTTCTTTGA